ATTGTCAGCGTATGGATCTAATGTTGAGTCTCTCAAGGTAAAAATCTACTTGAGATTTTGTTCGGCTCATTTGATGCTCTGTTTTTCTGGTCATGATTGTTGAAGTTTTAACTTCTTAATGTTAGATCTGTATTATTTgtacttatttatatttgtaaatttgaaCATTATTGTATTGGTTTGCTAACAAGGCCACTTTTTCTTCCTACGAATTCACTGATCGACTGATGATATTTGAACCGTCAAAAGAATAAAGAAGCAGAAACTCGGTAATGAGATGCTTCCTTCAGTTAACCTCTTGACTCTTTTTGGCCAATTACAAGCACTTAATTATGCACAAAAGACGTCTTTCTCTCCATTTAGTGTTCTGAAATAATCTGATTGCATTTCCTTTTCTCATTGTGTCTATCATTGCTTATGCAGAGATGACTTCATAGAGAAAATGCTTGAGCTCAATGCACAGATAAGGTACAGTTTGTTTGTGTGTCCTCAATAGGCCACCTTTTACTATTGAAATCCACTGGATGAAGTCAGACTAATAAGGTAGAGTTCGTCaatatctttttgaaaaatttagagATCATGTTTATAGCTCCAATCCTGTTGCTTTGTAAAACATACAACTGCTAAGTACAGACAGAGATATAAACCAGTCTCAGGTCAATCCATGTCCGTGCTGTGCTGATGTTAAAATAGCTAACTTAGTCAccattcttcttctaatttGCATTTTACACATACCGTACGAGAATacctaccttttttttttggtttctcaTCCGCTGTTCGGTACCCACATTGGAGTCCAACTAAATTTGGATTCGCGCTGGGAAGCCCATCATTGGGGGGTAAAGCTCTCCCTAACAAAGGCGACTTCGGACCAAGAATACATACTAATTTAGCATTACTTGGCTGCTGCAAAATCTTCTGGATTGCGTTTACACAGACCATGGCCTAAGTAACTAACTTTGCTTTACTCTTAAAGCTGATTCAGTCTGTAATACTTGAAGATTAAAGATTATCGaccaatatttttgttttatatgcTTATAATCTTTGATATGTCATGAATACTATCAACAAGAATTTGTGCTTGGAGAATGATCATATCTGTCTAGCATCAAGTTATATGCGAAAGAGAAACATTTTGACCTGATGATTTGGCATCTACAGTGAGTACAATGATTATGTGGTTTTTCGTTtgcttttcaaaaataatttgttgcGATTGTATGGTTATCGCATGGTCACagaaagaaagaattttttattgAGCTGCCAGTCCTCTAGCCCATATCGTATTTCATTGTTCAGTTCTTACTTAGAAACTACTGAACTACAAATACTATAAACTGGGTATGATTCAGTCGTCTTATCGCTGAACTAGTACATATACCTTTGAGACTTGTGCACATTAACTGTTCAACTGGCAAAGTCTAGACATGGAGTTCCAAAGACAGTAAATATTCTTCTCTGTTGTGGTCGACTGGCCTTGTTTCTTTAGCTTGGcagaaaaaattgttatttggTTTTAGTCTTATTAGAAAAGTTCTTTCCCTGAGGGCACTGGATATCTACAATATAGTAATCAAAGTGACACCATAGGTCGACCACAGAAAATTTAGTGGCCAGATATAAACCTATCTATTTTCATTCTAACTCTGAGActcatttcattttaatttgtgaCTACACTAATATCGAGATTTAGCTGCCTTGCTGCTAAATGTTTGAACCGTTTTCTGCTGAACTGGATGCAGGAAATTCCATGAGTCAATAGCATCTATATTCCGAAGTGATGATTGCAGCACGTCAGCATCAAAGCCTGGTATGTTAATGCACATAGATATGCACTCTTCTTTTTCTGATGTGTTGGGGAGTTTCTTCTGTTATACATGATGTTCAATTCTGAAGAGTTCAAAAATTTGATTGTTGCTTTTCTTAGCTTCTTCAAGCTGAATAAGAATTGTTTTACACCTTCACGGGCAGGTTCAGCTAAAGCCAAAGCAGAAGATGCTGAAGCTTTCAAAGGAGACCTCCAGAATAAGCTAGCTCAGATAGTTTCTCAGATCACTAAGGAAGAAGAGGGATACCAAGTTGAACAGAATATTCATCGGCAGGCAAGTCATTGTGTTTTTGTTAGACCAGTCTATTCATATACCATTGTTCTGTTGATGTTGTCTGGTTATTAGTATTAGGAGAAATTACATTGATCAGTGTGGTGATTTTCAGGTTGCAGAAGAGTTGAATATTTTGGAAAGTAAAGCATCACTGATAGAGGGAATcacaaaagaaaatatggaaATGCAGGAGTTAGCCAGATATCCTTGAATTTCTGTTGTTTGGTCTTCTGCTATTTAATgctaattatatattatgttcAGCTCATTTGTAGAAGAAAAATCAGTCAACAGGGGatctaaaaatttcatgaaCTATTCCACATTTAGACAATAGTCTCATTATATGTTTACTGTATTACTGAGAAACTCTTTCACACCTCAAAAAAATACATATGAAATCGGCACCCTTGCTTTAGATTTGTCAACAATCGTTGTGTCCTTGACTGGAAGTAAGCAGACTTCTGAATTGGAAAACAAATGTGCTTCCCTTGGAGATGAGCTACAGAGGAGGTCGGTATGTCCCAAATGTCACAAGGACAATACAGCTGCATTAAGTCAAATTCTTCAAGCAGGCGATGAAAATTAGCTTCTTGTAAGTAGTCCCTGACATTTTAACTGATGATAGTCAAAAGTAAGACACTGAGGTGCTTACACTTCTGCCCTCATGTCTTCCATTGGCTTTATGTGTGACTAAGCTTTGGTTTACTACAAATAGGGCTAGTTTGCATAATTGACACTCCTAGTTTTTCTACTCACTCTCCCCTATACATCCCAAAGAACAAATGTAATGGAAGCTGTAAAACGAGACATACTTTTACCACAAGGATAATTGTGTTCCTGTTCTTTCAGCTGTCTATGGTATTGCtaaagaaaaaagttaaatgTACTTGCCTCTAAATCCCAATAAAATTTTCGTCACCCCGCCCATGTTCCACCTCCCTTTACTGGATGTTAAGAGAGGCTCCAAAAGTGGGGCTTTAAAGTGAATCCACCAGAATGCTTTTTTGATGGATTGGAACTGATTGAGATGTAAAGAGATGAATTGTTTGTTCAGTTGAATAGGAAGTCATCTTCATGATTTTCCTGTGTGCACATATGTTAATCCTTCTGTATCCATCACAATCAATGGTAAGAGTGGAGATCTAGCTTTTATATTACTCTTGCCTTATAGCTGCCACATAAAATTAGCTCTTGTAAATTGACATTTGCAAAATCATCCATAATGAGCTAGAGATTAAAGAAACTACAGTGAACACTGATTTGGGTACTTACATCTTTACTAGGAATTTCGGAGGGGACTGAAAGGAGGAAACGGAACCAAACTTGAATGGGCACACTTTTGATCTTTAACTAGTACAGAGAATAAAGCGGACACGGGCCGATGGTCTGAGAACTTGCTTTCACTGCGGAAATAGGAAAGCTGTTTCACTCCCTTTCCATACCATAGGATTCTATCACACCTGCCATTAACATTCCAAGTGTCATGATAGCAAGTATGAGCCACATAGTGGCTAGCAATGACCAGTACTTGGTCAGTTTCCTAAAtagtctttttccttttttaattttaatcatcAGTTTTGAGAAAAGGACTAAACCTGACTCtcgattttttcaattttctgatGGATGGAGTGACGTGTGCCTTTTTATGGGAGGTGGGGGGATGATCACTCACTGGTGTTTAAATCACGAGAGTTCTAGATAAAAATGTAAAGTGATGACTGTACCATGCTGGAGTTCTTTGCTTCTCCCCTGCTCTGCTTGGAAGTCCACCAGAATATCGATTGCAATTggaagaagaatatttgtatGTGGGAGCAAATTCTAT
This window of the Solanum pennellii chromosome 2, SPENNV200 genome carries:
- the LOC107011619 gene encoding autophagy-related protein 11, with the translated sequence MGQLSQTTRKLVHYRRGIRNFEISSQKKEEMAGNDSQKQFLTLLREFASEKSQGERRIVNHKKRNQQLQSELQLAYAEVEEAKSQKETAEQELKVYEVELARNESAIQTLEEGILWIQDELSAYGSNVESLKNKEAETRDDFIEKMLELNAQIRKFHESIASIFRSDDCSTSASKPGSAKAKAEDAEAFKGDLQNKLAQIVSQITKEEEGYQVEQNIHRQVAEELNILESKASLIEGITKENMEMQELARYP